The Aphis gossypii isolate Hap1 chromosome 3, ASM2018417v2, whole genome shotgun sequence genome includes a region encoding these proteins:
- the LOC126551077 gene encoding ras guanine nucleotide exchange factor E-like, with protein sequence MISFRRVGDNLETDTSLDSYDNKSDILYLDNVHSACSSYQYDTKNLSESFCSTVGVSAEFNTSSSSYLSSCEHDINVSGYDQGGIKMSCLKNLEFDTLSSVGSDTSFNNQTSFEKSNTELSESLCEFMNVTSTTLDHFEFDHSLNESKNIEKSISTCEKFKTEEDIGLESCNSPSSNLINTSNVIDSNTNENSVSKKSYGIRKSDITISGFSSSKKTKDLESLKNESVKKKTLSKEIIKPGSIGVTRSSSLRSNTSTISKSSLSSNKTKVTRSESTKTVRSSFESKTSTQNESVSIQSKMVGTKSNVIKSSSSFSAKADAESKKFKSLNSSKKVARNILSSSASEVESVKNIEYKSSTFTSNTQSLNQSLTKKTNTRQEFNESKQIQKVRDISTSLKVASSAKMSNESSTKSITTVNKKNYSTIEQTSKTKLLDSKSSTKIEKYHKTTVNEKLKNKQVVEVPETSPRPKLKSYMASTESRNRKLENISHSHSKTSDVSTKYHRIIPDKQKKVPTSPSRIPIKDNSSKIISKMNLSLLDTRSSSILDPRVLSAPSQRSGFDFMSSPRKISPTSLPVSPAHRCLKADKKISSVLITSEVFSSSTDRVSSVELVYEQPKRSPCSSMSEQQPASITESVSLDDEETTHSSTSDTNRDSEVYTQLF encoded by the exons ATGATTTCTTTTCGGAGAGTAGGTGATAATTTAGAAACCGATACATCACTAGATAGCTATGATAATAAATCTGATATTTTGTACTTGGATAATGTACACAGTGCATGTAGTTCTTACCAATACGACACTAAGAATTTGTCGGAAAGTTTTTGCTCAACTGTTGGTGTTTCCGCCGAATTTAAtacttcttcttcttcttattTATCTTCTTGTGAGCATGATATCAATGTATCTGGTTATGACCAGGGTGGTATTAAGATGAGTTGTTTGAAGAATTTAGAATTTGATACGTTAAGTTCTGTTGGTAGTGATACATCCTTTAATAATCAAACTTCATTTGAGAAGTCAAATACTGAATTAAGTGAAAGTTTATGTGAATTTATGAATGTTACATCTACAACTTTGGATCATTTTGAGTTCGATCATAGTTTGAACGAATCTAAGAATATTGAAAAGAGTATTTCTACTTGTGAGAAGTTTAAAACGGAAGAAGATATCGGTTTAGAGAGTTGCaat TCTCCatcaagtaatttaattaatacttctaATGTAATTGATAGTAATACAAACGAGAATAGTGTAAGTAAAAAGTCGTATGGGATTCGAAAATCAGATATTACTATATCAGGCTTCAGTTCTTCTAAAAAAACCAAGGATTTAGAAAGTCTTAAAAATGAATCCGTTAAAAAGAAAACCTTATCAAAAGAAATCATCAAACCTGGAAGTATTGGAGTTACGCGCAGTTCTTCATTGCGTTCTAATACATCTACAATATCCAAATCATCTTTGTCatctaataaaacaaaagttacAAGATCTGAAAGCACAAAAACTGTTCGCTCTTCTTTCGAATCAAAAACATCGACACAGAATGAAAGCGTATCGATTCAAAGTAAAATGGTTGGTACTAAATCCAATGTTATAAAATCTTCAAGTAGCTTTTCAGCAAAAGCGGATGCagaatcaaaaaaattcaaatctttGAACTCTTCTAAAAAAGTAGCACGAAATATTTTATCCTCATCCGCATCTGAAGTTGAATCCgtaaaaaacattgaatacaAGTCTTCAACTTTCACATCCAATACCCAATCTTTAAATCAgtctttaacaaaaaaaacaaacactcGACAAGAGTTTAATGAAAGTAAACAGATTCAAAAAGTACGTGACATTTCAACTTCATTAAAAGTTGCATCTTCAGCTAAAATGTCAAACGAATCATCaacaaaatcaattactactgtaaataaaaaaaattattcaacaattGAACAAACTTCAAAAACTAAGCTACTAGATTCGAAAAGCTCAACGA AAATAGAAAAGTATCATAAAACAactgtaaatgaaaaattaaaaaataaacaagttgTGGAAGTACCCGAAACTTCTCCCAGACCTaaactaaaaagttatatGGCGTCTACTGAATCCCGCAATAGAAAACTAGAAAATATTTCTCATTCTCATAGTAAAACATCTGatgtttcaacaaaatatcatCGTATAATACctgataaacaaaaaaaagttccaACATCTCCATCAAGAATACCTATTAAAGATaattcaagtaaaataataagtaaaatgaaTTTGTCACTTTTGGATACACGTTCATCATCTATTTTGGATCCAAGAGTTTTAAGTGCTCCATCACAAAGAAGTGGTTTTGACTTTATGTCTTCACCTAGAAAAATAAGTCCAACATCTTTACCAGTAAGTCCGGCTCACAGATGTTTAAAggctgataaaaaaatcagttcAGTATTAATTACATCAGAAGTCTTCTCGAGCTCTACAGATCGTGTTTCATCTGTAGAATTAGTTTATGAGCAACCAAAACGTTCTCCTTGTTCATCAATGTCCGAACAACAACCTGCTTCTATAACAGAATCAGTATCATTAGATGATGAGGAAACTACTCATTCTTCAACCTCAGACACCAATCGAGATTCCGAGgtatatacacaattattttaa